The proteins below are encoded in one region of Sebastes fasciatus isolate fSebFas1 chromosome 16, fSebFas1.pri, whole genome shotgun sequence:
- the hpda gene encoding 4-hydroxyphenylpyruvate dioxygenase: MTSYTDKGEKHAKGKFVKFHHVTFWVGNAKQAASFYSDKMGFEALAYKGLETGSREVVSHVIRQDKIIFVFESPLNPGNEVMGEHLIKHGDGVKDIAFQVEDCDFLIKTARERGAVIVKEPWVEQDSQGRVKYAVVQTYGDTTHTFIEYLSPYKGLFLPGYKEPLFRDPLLAKLPPAGLSFIDHMVGNQPDAEMVPISDWYQKCLMFHRFWSIDDKQIHTHYSSLRSIVVTNYEETIKMPINEPAPGKSISQIQEYVNYNGGPGVQHIALNTSNIIQAVVNLRARGMEFLSAPDTYYSNLRANLKSAKIKVKEDLNRLQELKILVDFDDKGYLLQIFTKPVQDRPTLFLEVIQRNNHFGFGAGNFKSLFEAIEKDQDARGNLIALTPEGEAKAFY; the protein is encoded by the exons ATG ACAAGCTACACAGATAAAGGGGAGAAG CACGCAAAGGGAAAGTTTGTCAAGTTTCATCATGTCACCTTCTGGGTCGGCAACGCCAAACAG GCAGCCTCGTTCTACAGTGATAAGATGGGCTTCGAGGCTTTGGCCTATAAGGGTTTGGAGACCGGCAGCCGAGAGGTGGTGTCTCATGTCATCAGACAGGATAAG aTAATATTTGTGTTTGAATCTCCACTAAATCCTGGAAACGAAG TGATGGGAGAACACTTGATTAAGCATGGAGATGGAGTCAAAGACATCGCTTTTCAAGTGGAGGACTGTGACTTCTTAATCAAG ACAGCGAGAGAGCGAGGAGCTGTAATTGTCAAGGAGCCCTGGGTGGAGCAGGACAGCCAGGGGAGGGTCAAGTATGCTGTGGTTCAAACG TATGGAGATACAACTCACACATTCATTGAGTACCTCAGTCCCTACAAAGGCCTTTTCCTGCCCGGCTACAAAGAGCCTCTGTTTAGGGATCCTTTGTTAGCCAAACT TCCACCAGCAGGTTTGAGCTTCATCGATCACATGGTGGGAAACCAGCCAGATGCCGAAATGGTGCCAATTTCAGACTG GTATCAGAAGTGTTTGATGTTCCATCGGTTCTGGTCCATAGACGACAAGCAGATCCACACGCACTACAGTTCACTGAGGTCCATAGTGGTGACCAACTATGAAGAGACCATCAAGATGCCCATCAATGAACCTGCACCGGGGAAAAGTATTTCACAAATTCAG GAATATGTGAACTACAACGGGGGACCAGGTGTTCAGCACATCGCCCTCAAcacatcaaacatcatccaaGCC GTAGTGAACTTGCGCGCCCGAGGGATGGAGTTCCTCTCAGCGCCTGACACGTACTACAGCAACCTGCGGGCCAATCTCAAATCCGCCAAGATCAAGGTGAAGGAGGACCTCAACCGTTTACAG GAACTGAAAATCTTAGTAGATTTTGATGACAAGGGCTACCTACTTCAAATCTTCACCAAACCTGTGCAGGACAGACCAACCCTTTTCCTGGAGGTCATTCAGCGGAACAACCACTTT GGCTTTGGGGCAGGAAACTTCAAGTCTCTCTTTGAGG